A genome region from Anaerobacillus alkaliphilus includes the following:
- a CDS encoding helix-turn-helix domain-containing protein has translation MIGERLKKYRLKKGMSLTELADAAGVAKSYISSIERNIQSNPSIQFLEKVSTVLGVSLETLLNEKNEDVKDEDLDAAWLQLVKEAMDSGVSKEQFREFLEFNKWRKNNN, from the coding sequence ATGATTGGTGAACGCCTAAAAAAATATCGCCTAAAAAAAGGCATGTCATTAACCGAACTAGCAGATGCTGCAGGAGTAGCAAAATCTTATATAAGCTCAATTGAAAGAAATATACAATCAAATCCTTCAATTCAATTTCTTGAAAAGGTTTCAACTGTACTCGGCGTCAGCTTGGAAACCCTGTTAAACGAAAAAAACGAAGATGTTAAAGACGAGGATCTTGATGCTGCTTGGTTACAGTTAGTAAAAGAAGCTATGGATTCAGGTGTTAGTAAAGAACAGTTTCGTGAATTCTTAGAATTCAATAAATGGCGAAAAAATAACAACTAA
- a CDS encoding S8 family peptidase, whose protein sequence is MRRLATVFSIVLLGIIGIWYTNSHQADQYRGQSQMSMMQQQALDQVMAEDLAITTSMFIDQLRNQLLRWSERDLSNEEFVEKFQEELIKHHHFEAFAVVNGEKFESIAGELHQQDLEKLTNSIDGLDSSDPYTKNGNEYMLVGCNLENGKKVIGEVDLSFVKKYVRDLAHVVDANGNLFIGGKDTELEFEGEGIHRYGAKQQVPELGWNIVVQSDPNAVDADPHYIEHEVIISFAEGVNGRQWIEHSPLTLVKNGGPYYVVRDETRPTDQMVYELSLLEEVDTVEPNYIVTKQAQVPFVRRQGDLVPNDEFYEQYQWNLSQIFAEIGWNITGGGEDVPIAILDSGVDPNHEDLQDRILMGYNAFKDDGEFYDEHGHGTHVAGIAAAATNNVLGIAGVSWHNPLMPVKVLNEKAEGTAFEVANGIRWATDNGAKVINMSLGDTYNSRIMHDAIRYAFRNDVVLIAASGNDNVETPMFPAAYDEVIAVSAVDSKRHKAIFSNYGRHIDVTAPGEHIPSTFLDNSYVMMSGTSMAAPHVAGLAGLIRSINPELSNVEVAEIIRSTANDIGPAGFDPYYGFGEINVVKALQELRN, encoded by the coding sequence ATGCGTCGTTTAGCGACAGTATTTAGTATCGTTTTACTTGGGATTATTGGGATCTGGTATACGAATTCCCATCAGGCAGATCAGTACCGAGGACAGAGTCAAATGTCAATGATGCAACAGCAAGCATTAGACCAAGTAATGGCAGAGGATTTGGCAATTACTACGTCGATGTTCATTGATCAGCTAAGAAACCAACTTTTACGCTGGAGTGAAAGGGATTTATCCAATGAGGAGTTTGTTGAGAAATTCCAGGAGGAATTAATTAAGCATCATCATTTTGAAGCGTTTGCCGTAGTGAATGGTGAGAAGTTTGAGAGCATTGCTGGTGAACTTCATCAACAAGATCTAGAGAAGCTAACCAATTCCATTGATGGTTTAGATAGCTCTGATCCTTATACGAAGAATGGCAACGAGTATATGCTTGTTGGATGTAATCTCGAGAATGGTAAAAAAGTTATCGGTGAAGTGGATTTATCGTTTGTGAAGAAATATGTTCGTGATTTAGCCCATGTAGTAGATGCGAATGGCAATCTCTTCATTGGAGGAAAAGATACGGAATTGGAGTTTGAAGGAGAAGGTATTCACCGATATGGAGCAAAGCAACAAGTTCCTGAACTCGGCTGGAATATTGTGGTCCAATCTGACCCTAATGCAGTAGACGCCGATCCACATTATATTGAACATGAAGTGATCATTAGTTTTGCAGAAGGTGTTAATGGGAGGCAATGGATTGAACATTCGCCTTTAACTTTAGTGAAAAACGGTGGACCTTATTATGTTGTCCGTGATGAAACACGGCCGACGGATCAGATGGTCTATGAATTAAGCTTATTAGAAGAAGTTGACACAGTTGAGCCTAATTATATCGTAACGAAACAGGCACAAGTTCCATTTGTACGTAGACAAGGGGATCTTGTACCGAATGATGAGTTTTATGAGCAATATCAATGGAACTTATCACAAATTTTTGCGGAAATCGGCTGGAATATAACCGGTGGTGGAGAAGATGTTCCAATTGCCATCTTAGACAGTGGTGTTGACCCTAATCATGAGGATTTACAGGACCGAATTTTAATGGGGTACAACGCGTTTAAGGATGATGGGGAATTTTATGATGAACATGGTCATGGTACTCATGTTGCGGGGATTGCGGCTGCCGCTACAAATAACGTATTAGGGATAGCGGGTGTTTCGTGGCATAATCCATTGATGCCGGTGAAAGTGTTGAATGAAAAAGCGGAAGGAACTGCTTTTGAAGTAGCCAATGGAATTCGTTGGGCAACGGATAATGGCGCAAAAGTAATCAATATGAGTTTAGGCGATACGTATAATTCGAGAATTATGCATGACGCGATTCGTTACGCCTTTAGAAATGATGTAGTGCTAATTGCAGCTTCCGGAAATGACAATGTTGAAACACCGATGTTTCCAGCTGCTTATGATGAAGTAATTGCGGTGTCAGCTGTAGACAGCAAGCGACACAAAGCCATTTTTTCAAACTATGGAAGGCATATTGATGTCACGGCACCTGGAGAACATATCCCAAGTACGTTTTTAGACAATTCTTATGTTATGATGTCTGGAACGTCAATGGCGGCACCACATGTAGCTGGGTTGGCTGGGTTAATACGTTCGATTAACCCAGAGCTCTCAAATGTCGAAGTAGCAGAGATTATTCGCTCAACTGCTAATGACATCGGTCCAGCAGGGTTTGATCCTTATTACGGCTTTGGCGAAATAAATGTTGTGAAAGCATTGCAGGAACTTCGAAATTAG
- the ppsA gene encoding phosphoenolpyruvate synthase → MSSFQYIRWFKEIGKNDIPLVGGKGANLGELTQNGVNVPPGFCVTATAYSDFILEREIDKKIHRIISEIETDNTAELQIKSQQIRNLIEKTDMLETIEIEIREAYSQFSKEVGHESPRVAVRSSATAEDLPEASFAGQQDTYLEIEGVNEVIKHVKRCWASLWTARAIYYRENQGFSHFDVSLSTVVQKMVDSEKSGVLFTANPVTNNRNEMMINASWGLGEAVVSGTVTPDEYLVDKQTLTITEKHIATKNVIVVKHKEKVGTVEVAVKDYLGYDHVTAQCLLDDEIKYLCKSSLKIEEIYQTPQDIEWALDADTKELYILQARPITTLKEVEGETTEVIVERRPLVKGLAASPGMASGVVRRIKDITEISRVQKGDILVTVMTNPDMIPALKRAAAVVTDEGGRTCHAAIVSRELGIPCIVGSNTATEILEEGMEVTVDATRGVVYSGKMVSEKKPETASAQAAINEALLAQLAPITGTKVYMNLGESEMIHKYKNLPFDGIGLMRTEFIFSNIVGAHPMYLVKTGQQEYFVNKMADAITTAAEVLYPRPVVVRLSDFRSNEFRGLEGGEEVEPIEANPMIGWRGVSRYISPQYEAGFRLECKAIKKVREEYGLTNVWVMLPFVRTPWEVVKVKQIMAEEGLVQNSEFKIWIMAEVPSVIFAAEEFAQLVDGFSIGSNDLTQLIMGADRDSGILNSMGYFDERSPSVKAAIKMLIEAAHKHGKSVSICGQGPSLYPEFTEFLVNAGIDSISVNPDTINYTRRLIASVEQKMILTKLRGI, encoded by the coding sequence TTGTCATCATTTCAATACATTCGCTGGTTTAAGGAAATTGGGAAAAACGATATTCCATTAGTGGGAGGGAAAGGTGCCAATTTAGGTGAGCTAACTCAAAACGGTGTAAATGTCCCACCAGGTTTCTGCGTAACGGCAACTGCCTACAGTGATTTTATTTTGGAACGTGAAATAGATAAAAAAATTCACAGAATTATAAGTGAAATTGAAACTGACAACACAGCAGAATTACAAATTAAATCTCAACAAATTCGAAACTTAATTGAGAAGACTGATATGTTAGAAACGATTGAAATTGAAATTCGTGAAGCATATTCACAGTTTAGTAAGGAAGTAGGACATGAATCACCACGAGTGGCAGTTCGAAGTTCGGCAACAGCTGAAGATTTACCAGAAGCATCGTTTGCTGGTCAACAAGACACATACCTTGAAATTGAAGGTGTTAATGAGGTCATTAAGCATGTAAAAAGATGCTGGGCATCTCTTTGGACAGCAAGAGCAATCTATTACCGGGAAAACCAAGGATTTAGTCATTTTGATGTTTCGTTAAGTACTGTTGTTCAAAAAATGGTTGATAGCGAGAAATCAGGTGTGTTATTTACTGCTAACCCCGTGACAAACAATCGAAATGAAATGATGATCAATGCAAGCTGGGGATTAGGGGAAGCAGTTGTATCAGGTACGGTTACGCCAGACGAATACTTAGTCGACAAACAAACCTTAACCATCACAGAAAAGCATATTGCTACAAAAAATGTGATTGTTGTCAAACATAAAGAAAAAGTCGGAACAGTTGAAGTAGCTGTCAAAGACTACTTAGGCTATGATCACGTAACAGCGCAATGCCTACTAGATGATGAAATAAAATATTTATGCAAAAGTAGCTTAAAGATTGAGGAAATCTATCAAACACCACAAGATATTGAATGGGCTCTTGATGCTGATACGAAAGAGCTCTATATTTTACAAGCACGTCCAATTACAACGTTAAAAGAAGTGGAAGGAGAAACAACAGAAGTGATAGTTGAACGTCGTCCATTAGTAAAAGGATTAGCTGCGTCTCCAGGTATGGCAAGTGGAGTCGTCAGAAGAATAAAGGATATTACCGAAATTAGCCGGGTTCAAAAAGGTGACATTCTTGTAACTGTCATGACAAACCCGGATATGATCCCAGCGTTAAAGCGTGCCGCAGCTGTTGTGACAGATGAAGGCGGTCGAACGTGCCATGCAGCAATCGTTTCAAGAGAATTAGGAATTCCTTGTATCGTAGGCTCTAATACAGCGACTGAAATCCTTGAGGAAGGCATGGAAGTCACAGTAGATGCAACAAGAGGTGTGGTTTATAGCGGCAAGATGGTCAGTGAAAAGAAACCAGAAACTGCCTCAGCTCAAGCTGCAATCAATGAAGCGCTTCTTGCTCAACTAGCACCAATTACAGGAACGAAGGTCTATATGAATTTGGGCGAGTCAGAGATGATTCACAAGTATAAAAACCTTCCTTTTGACGGAATTGGTCTAATGAGAACGGAGTTTATTTTCTCCAACATTGTCGGGGCTCACCCCATGTATTTAGTTAAGACCGGTCAACAAGAGTATTTCGTCAATAAAATGGCGGATGCGATTACAACAGCTGCTGAGGTGCTATATCCAAGACCAGTCGTTGTTCGTTTAAGTGACTTCCGATCAAATGAGTTCCGTGGTTTAGAAGGTGGAGAAGAGGTTGAACCAATTGAAGCCAACCCAATGATTGGCTGGCGTGGTGTGTCTCGTTATATCTCTCCACAATACGAAGCAGGGTTCCGATTAGAATGTAAGGCAATCAAGAAGGTAAGAGAAGAATACGGATTAACAAATGTATGGGTAATGCTACCGTTCGTACGCACGCCTTGGGAAGTTGTGAAAGTAAAACAAATCATGGCAGAAGAAGGATTAGTACAAAACAGCGAGTTTAAAATTTGGATTATGGCTGAAGTTCCATCGGTAATTTTTGCAGCAGAGGAGTTTGCACAACTAGTTGATGGCTTTAGTATCGGAAGTAATGATCTTACTCAGTTAATTATGGGAGCAGACCGTGACTCAGGAATTTTAAACAGCATGGGCTATTTTGATGAACGCAGTCCTTCTGTAAAAGCAGCGATCAAAATGCTAATTGAAGCAGCACACAAACATGGCAAATCCGTTTCGATTTGTGGGCAAGGACCGTCACTTTACCCTGAGTTTACAGAATTCCTAGTGAATGCCGGAATTGATAGTATTAGCGTAAACCCAGATACCATTAATTATACTCGTAGATTAATAGCTTCGGTGGAGCAGAAGATGATTTTGACGAAGTTGAGAGGGATTTAG
- a CDS encoding helix-turn-helix domain-containing protein, which translates to MNGESIRELRKKKRMSIDQLSDLSGVSKSYISYIERGLQNNPSIAVIEKISKALDVQLVDLIEGLNKPPLKEEHPIIS; encoded by the coding sequence ATGAATGGTGAGAGTATTCGAGAACTTAGAAAAAAGAAAAGAATGTCAATAGACCAGCTTTCTGACTTATCAGGTGTATCTAAATCATATATTAGCTATATAGAAAGGGGTTTGCAAAATAACCCTAGCATAGCTGTTATTGAAAAGATTTCGAAAGCATTAGATGTCCAGCTAGTTGACTTAATTGAAGGATTAAATAAACCGCCGCTAAAAGAAGAACATCCCATCATAAGCTAG
- a CDS encoding S9 family peptidase: MIQFPKPDVDQFFRTYAITTFAISKDEKKLIFSSNINGKQNLWAIDFPNQFPYLFAQVDQQCNFIKIDGDNRYVLAGFDHDGDENYQIYALPFEGGKPQPLITGEKTDKFFYADSSKDGERVYYMTSKGNPQFLNLHRYDITSNEDVLVDKGEGAPTYMAALAPDESSYVTISSLANTYSLGYVVVNGEKRLLTPTKEEVHTVTNPVYTDENTIYFVTNFGEEFSYIASYNLVSGEFLPVKKIPSESVKNLKWNKTFKSFFFVTEKGVTDQLYSYSLDTEEVTKLEAPTDVIEQLTVAESGTVYVLGRSATIPFNIFRLVQGEHWEQITTNHVLGITSEQMVEPDVVTYPSFDGLEIEALYFKAKPELANGYTIFWPHGGPQAAERKSFRAMFQCFLNRGYSIFAPNFRGSTGYGSSFVKLVEGDWGEGPRLDCVHGIQWLFDQKASSPEKLFVVGGSYGGYMALLLAGRHADLFKATVDIFGVSNLFTFLNSVPEHWKPMMKRWLGDAVEDKERLEKDSPITYLDTMTNPMLVIQGANDPRVVKEESDQIVAALEKNGVDVEYLVLDDEGHGFSKKHNEIKVYETMLEFLAKHQ; this comes from the coding sequence ATGATTCAATTTCCTAAGCCAGATGTGGATCAATTTTTTCGTACATATGCCATTACAACTTTTGCGATTAGTAAAGATGAAAAGAAGTTAATCTTTAGCAGTAACATCAATGGTAAACAGAATTTATGGGCGATTGATTTTCCTAATCAATTTCCGTATCTTTTTGCGCAAGTAGATCAACAATGCAACTTTATTAAAATAGACGGTGACAATCGCTATGTATTAGCTGGGTTTGATCATGATGGTGATGAAAACTATCAAATCTATGCCCTGCCATTCGAAGGTGGAAAGCCACAACCGCTTATTACTGGTGAAAAAACGGATAAATTCTTCTATGCCGATTCGTCAAAAGACGGTGAAAGAGTTTACTATATGACGAGTAAAGGAAATCCGCAATTTCTAAATCTTCATCGTTATGACATTACTAGCAATGAAGATGTTTTAGTTGATAAAGGGGAAGGTGCTCCAACTTACATGGCAGCCCTTGCTCCAGATGAAAGTAGTTATGTAACAATAAGTTCCCTTGCTAACACATATTCGCTAGGTTACGTTGTAGTTAATGGTGAAAAACGATTGCTGACTCCAACAAAAGAAGAAGTTCACACTGTTACGAATCCAGTATATACAGATGAAAACACTATTTATTTTGTCACAAACTTTGGTGAAGAGTTTTCGTATATTGCGTCATATAACCTAGTTAGCGGAGAATTTCTTCCTGTGAAAAAAATACCGTCAGAATCTGTGAAGAATTTAAAGTGGAATAAAACGTTTAAAAGCTTTTTCTTTGTGACTGAGAAAGGCGTTACAGATCAACTTTACTCTTACTCTCTTGATACTGAAGAAGTAACGAAGCTAGAAGCCCCTACAGACGTGATTGAGCAATTAACAGTGGCTGAGAGTGGCACTGTTTATGTGCTAGGAAGAAGTGCTACAATTCCGTTTAATATTTTCCGTTTAGTCCAAGGAGAACATTGGGAACAAATTACCACCAACCACGTCCTTGGGATTACTTCAGAACAAATGGTTGAACCAGATGTCGTTACGTATCCTTCCTTTGATGGACTGGAAATTGAAGCTCTATATTTCAAGGCGAAACCAGAGCTAGCAAATGGCTACACCATCTTTTGGCCACATGGTGGTCCACAAGCTGCAGAACGTAAATCGTTCCGTGCGATGTTCCAATGCTTTCTAAATCGTGGGTATTCGATCTTCGCACCAAACTTTAGAGGGAGCACAGGTTATGGTTCATCCTTCGTAAAACTTGTGGAAGGAGATTGGGGAGAAGGTCCTCGTCTAGATTGTGTACATGGGATTCAATGGTTGTTCGATCAAAAGGCATCTAGTCCGGAGAAATTGTTTGTAGTAGGTGGTAGTTACGGTGGCTATATGGCATTGTTACTTGCCGGTAGACATGCAGATTTATTTAAGGCAACGGTTGATATTTTCGGCGTTAGTAATTTGTTTACCTTCCTTAACTCTGTACCAGAGCATTGGAAGCCCATGATGAAGCGTTGGTTAGGAGATGCGGTAGAGGATAAAGAAAGACTTGAGAAAGATTCACCGATTACCTACCTAGATACAATGACAAATCCAATGCTAGTTATCCAAGGCGCGAATGATCCACGTGTCGTAAAAGAAGAATCAGACCAAATTGTTGCAGCTTTAGAGAAAAACGGTGTAGACGTTGAGTACCTAGTATTAGACGATGAAGGTCACGGATTCTCAAAGAAACATAATGAGATAAAAGTATACGAAACGATGCTTGAATTTTTAGCGAAGCATCAATAA
- a CDS encoding MFS transporter, with translation MKVQSRNLLIMWVANFLVAASATMILPFLSLYISTFGDYSSAYIQKWSGFVFGITFLTAFLISPLWGRFGDKHGRKKILLITGFGIALSIFFMGYASSVTELFILRLFMGVVTGFIPTSIALISAQTDKKHAGKVLATVQTGTVSGGLFGPLIGGSLVDTVGFQYTFILTSSAIALATLIVAIGIKEIVVNEKNASKKTYSRKEVLRLIFKSRLLLAVMLISFFIQTANFSIQPLLALYVDELTTTVNLAFMAGLAFSITGLGNLVATRSWGNLGDRIGHDKVLIICLILAVVCFIPQAFVTNIWQLVFLRFLYGIQVGGLIPCMTAYIRQLAPLSVQGEVLGYNQSFRFLGNVIGPVMGGVLAGYFGISSVFYFSASLFVVALFVLYFSLKEKEVTAFEDEHTLKRVKNF, from the coding sequence ATTAAAGTGCAAAGTAGAAATTTACTCATTATGTGGGTGGCTAACTTTTTAGTTGCTGCTAGTGCGACGATGATTTTGCCTTTTTTGTCGTTGTACATTTCTACATTTGGGGATTATTCAAGTGCCTACATTCAGAAATGGTCAGGTTTTGTGTTTGGGATTACCTTTTTAACTGCTTTTTTAATATCGCCATTATGGGGAAGATTTGGTGATAAGCATGGTCGAAAAAAAATATTGCTGATTACGGGATTCGGGATTGCACTAAGCATATTTTTTATGGGTTATGCTTCTTCTGTAACAGAATTATTCATCCTGCGCTTGTTTATGGGTGTAGTTACAGGCTTTATACCAACATCAATTGCCTTGATATCTGCACAAACAGATAAAAAACACGCGGGAAAAGTACTGGCAACCGTACAGACTGGAACTGTTTCTGGTGGATTATTTGGGCCATTAATTGGTGGTAGTTTGGTAGATACAGTTGGCTTTCAATATACCTTTATTTTAACTTCTTCAGCGATCGCTTTGGCTACACTGATTGTTGCCATTGGAATTAAGGAAATCGTAGTTAACGAGAAAAATGCTAGTAAAAAGACCTATAGTCGAAAAGAAGTTCTTCGGCTTATTTTTAAAAGTAGGTTACTACTAGCTGTCATGTTGATTTCATTTTTTATTCAAACAGCAAACTTTAGCATTCAACCATTATTGGCGTTATACGTAGACGAACTAACGACAACCGTAAATCTCGCTTTTATGGCCGGGTTAGCCTTTTCTATTACGGGTTTAGGGAATTTAGTAGCGACGAGAAGCTGGGGAAATTTAGGGGACCGAATCGGTCATGATAAGGTATTAATCATTTGCCTCATCTTAGCGGTTGTTTGTTTCATTCCACAAGCCTTTGTGACAAACATTTGGCAACTTGTCTTTTTACGATTTTTATATGGAATTCAAGTTGGTGGATTAATTCCTTGTATGACCGCCTATATAAGACAATTAGCGCCATTATCCGTGCAAGGAGAGGTATTAGGCTACAATCAAAGCTTCCGATTTTTAGGCAATGTCATAGGTCCAGTTATGGGGGGAGTTCTGGCAGGCTATTTCGGAATTTCATCTGTGTTTTATTTTTCAGCGTCATTGTTTGTTGTCGCTTTATTCGTTCTATATTTTTCTTTAAAAGAAAAAGAGGTCACCGCTTTCGAAGACGAACATACACTAAAAAGAGTGAAAAATTTTTAG
- a CDS encoding anti-repressor SinI family protein: MEFRLVEGLDQEWVELIQEAMVMGISTDEILDFLLKNKS; this comes from the coding sequence TTGGAATTTCGTTTAGTTGAAGGTCTGGATCAGGAATGGGTAGAACTAATTCAAGAAGCAATGGTTATGGGAATAAGTACGGATGAAATTTTGGATTTTTTATTAAAGAATAAAAGTTGA
- a CDS encoding zinc ribbon domain-containing protein — MDTKKAYRMLVVVLFFAFISLISRSIIYLVLSVAIATMIVFLLSSAKKAKREQGVQTSSTKASGDQDIRLHKFLIVTTVIGALMIGYGSLFFTENPYFQQFISIPTQFPLAILIMIGGFGIALSSLYFIIREMLSTGAEKSGDRCEFCRAKNNPEHRYCFKCGKQL; from the coding sequence ATGGATACAAAGAAAGCTTATCGAATGCTCGTAGTCGTGCTTTTTTTTGCTTTTATAAGTTTGATTTCTAGATCAATCATTTATTTGGTTTTATCAGTGGCAATTGCTACGATGATCGTTTTTTTACTTAGTAGTGCAAAAAAAGCAAAAAGAGAGCAAGGTGTGCAAACCTCTTCAACAAAAGCCTCTGGTGATCAAGACATAAGATTACATAAATTCTTAATCGTTACAACAGTTATTGGTGCATTAATGATTGGCTACGGTTCACTGTTCTTTACTGAAAATCCTTATTTTCAGCAATTTATTTCAATACCTACTCAGTTTCCCTTAGCAATTCTGATAATGATTGGTGGCTTTGGAATTGCTCTTAGTAGCCTTTATTTTATCATTCGTGAAATGCTGTCAACTGGGGCTGAAAAATCGGGGGATAGATGTGAATTTTGTCGAGCGAAAAACAATCCTGAACATAGGTATTGTTTTAAGTGTGGTAAGCAATTGTGA
- a CDS encoding DUF3231 family protein, giving the protein MNVNHNPKLTSAEYATLWNTYIADSLAISVLKHFLATNETPEITTILEYSISISETHLKEVTKIFNEEQIPLPIGFGEQDLNSNAAKLWSDTFYLRYIEYMAKAGLGVYALSMALATRKDIRSFYQSCLEQTTQLFNMFTDTALEKGVYVRTPFMTYNESSEFIEDTSFLGNYFEGKRALLAMEISHLGRNIEVNNVGKTLLLGFSQVTKSPKIQHYFLNGLAISKKHVQVFLELLQENDSSYPSTWDGEITNSIEAPFSERLMLFHTTMLGSVGMTNYGAALSTSMRKDIGTAFMRLLLETAELADDGAKLLIKHGWLEKPPQSINRQELRDKK; this is encoded by the coding sequence GTGAACGTGAACCATAACCCTAAATTAACTTCCGCAGAATATGCTACTTTATGGAATACATACATAGCAGATTCCCTGGCTATCTCTGTGTTGAAGCACTTTTTAGCAACAAACGAAACTCCTGAAATTACAACCATCCTTGAATATTCCATTTCAATTTCAGAAACTCATTTAAAAGAAGTAACAAAGATTTTTAATGAAGAACAGATTCCACTGCCTATTGGGTTTGGGGAGCAAGATCTAAATAGTAACGCGGCTAAGCTTTGGTCAGACACTTTTTATTTGCGCTACATTGAATATATGGCAAAAGCAGGATTAGGTGTTTATGCTCTATCGATGGCGTTAGCAACGAGGAAAGACATTCGTTCGTTTTATCAGAGCTGTCTTGAACAAACAACTCAATTATTCAATATGTTTACAGACACTGCTTTGGAGAAAGGAGTATATGTTCGAACTCCATTTATGACCTATAATGAATCTTCTGAGTTCATAGAGGATACTTCATTTTTAGGAAATTACTTTGAAGGGAAACGAGCGTTACTTGCAATGGAGATTTCTCATTTAGGAAGAAATATTGAGGTAAATAATGTTGGTAAAACGTTACTACTTGGCTTTAGTCAAGTGACCAAATCACCTAAAATCCAACACTACTTTTTAAACGGATTAGCTATTTCAAAAAAGCATGTTCAAGTATTTTTAGAATTGTTACAAGAAAACGATTCCTCCTATCCTTCAACATGGGATGGAGAAATAACTAACTCAATTGAAGCACCTTTTTCAGAAAGATTGATGCTATTCCACACGACGATGCTAGGTTCAGTTGGCATGACAAACTATGGTGCAGCTCTAAGTACAAGTATGAGAAAAGATATTGGAACCGCCTTTATGAGACTTCTCTTAGAAACCGCGGAACTAGCAGACGATGGTGCGAAATTACTCATAAAACATGGGTGGTTAGAAAAACCTCCACAAAGTATTAATCGGCAAGAATTAAGAGATAAAAAATGA
- a CDS encoding MBL fold metallo-hydrolase, which yields MSYFIVLLFLLPLLLVVRKKAIVSFLLLSTVLLGCTDQPLDLPTEQTETKEEVYEPNEEVVEPEEAPASEETSPAPVITGEAIIHFIDVGQGDATLLQGPDFTILIDAGRHDREDVVPYLRSVGVETIDLLVGTHPHADHIGQMDKVINAFPVKEVWMSGDSHTTQTFERVLNAIIEHEVDYYEPRAGERFDIGSLQITVVNPVNLTGDFHEGSISLVSRYGEVSLLFTGDAEKQTEEAMLSRKEPIQAQIFQLGHHGSSTSNIKRFLEAVAPEVAIYSAGLDNSYGHPHREVIDRLNTMNIPVYGTIQNGTIIITTDGKTYEINANMKTKQEEKQPEKVETSPPPTAAPSGTCIDINTASLEQLEQITHIGPERAQQLVQLRPFKSVDELTKINGIGAGRLRDIKAEGLACVN from the coding sequence ATGTCATATTTCATTGTACTATTATTTTTGTTACCACTTCTATTAGTAGTTAGAAAAAAAGCTATCGTCTCATTTCTACTACTTTCTACCGTTCTTCTCGGTTGTACTGATCAGCCACTAGACCTACCTACAGAACAAACAGAGACAAAAGAAGAGGTTTATGAACCAAATGAAGAAGTAGTAGAGCCTGAAGAAGCTCCAGCATCTGAAGAGACTTCACCAGCCCCAGTAATCACAGGTGAAGCCATCATTCATTTCATCGATGTCGGTCAAGGAGATGCAACACTTCTTCAAGGACCAGATTTTACGATTTTAATTGACGCGGGACGTCATGATCGGGAGGATGTCGTCCCATACTTACGTTCTGTAGGAGTTGAGACGATTGACTTACTAGTGGGAACACATCCTCATGCCGATCATATTGGTCAAATGGATAAAGTAATTAATGCTTTTCCGGTAAAGGAGGTCTGGATGTCCGGTGATAGTCATACAACACAAACGTTTGAACGAGTTTTAAATGCGATTATCGAGCATGAGGTTGATTACTACGAACCGCGAGCTGGTGAGCGATTTGACATAGGCTCACTTCAGATTACTGTAGTGAACCCGGTTAACCTAACAGGTGATTTCCATGAAGGAAGTATAAGCCTTGTTTCAAGGTACGGTGAGGTTTCGCTTCTTTTTACTGGTGACGCTGAAAAGCAAACAGAGGAAGCAATGCTATCAAGGAAGGAACCAATCCAAGCACAAATTTTTCAACTCGGTCATCATGGTTCTAGCACCTCTAATATAAAGCGGTTTTTAGAGGCGGTAGCCCCTGAGGTTGCGATTTATTCAGCGGGGTTAGACAATTCCTATGGACATCCTCATCGAGAGGTGATTGACCGTTTGAATACAATGAACATCCCAGTTTACGGAACAATTCAAAATGGGACAATTATTATTACTACTGATGGGAAAACGTATGAAATTAATGCAAACATGAAAACAAAACAAGAAGAAAAACAGCCGGAAAAAGTAGAAACATCACCACCGCCGACTGCAGCGCCATCCGGAACATGTATTGATATAAATACGGCTTCATTGGAACAATTAGAACAAATTACGCATATTGGTCCTGAACGGGCCCAGCAGTTAGTTCAATTACGACCATTTAAAAGTGTTGATGAGCTAACAAAAATCAATGGAATTGGCGCAGGAAGATTGAGGGATATAAAAGCTGAAGGATTGGCTTGTGTGAATTAA